The Ralstonia pseudosolanacearum genome includes the window CCAGGCCGACATCGCCGCCAGCGGGATCGACGCGGACATCCGCGCATTTGTCGAGGCCGCGCACGCGCGGCAGGTCGTCTTCCTGCGCGAACTGGTGAAGGTGCCGTCGGACAATCCGTCCGGCGACTGCGCGCCACATGCCGCGCGCGCCAAGGCGCTGCTCGAAGCGCTCGGCCTCGCGGTCGAGGCGCATCCCGTGCCGCAAGACGAAGTGCGTGCGGCCGGCATGGTCAGCGCCACCAACCTGATCGTGCGGCACACCTTCGGCCGGGGCGGCCCGACCATCGCCCTGAACGCGCACGGCGACGTGGTGCCGCCGGGCCTGGGCTGGACGCACGACCCGTACGGCGGCGAGATCGTCGAGACCGAGCACGGCCCGACCATGTTCGGTCGCGGCGTGGCGGTCTCCAAGTCGGATTTCGCTACCTACACGTGGGCGCTGCTGGCGCTGATCGAAGCCGAGCGGCGCGGCGCCCGGCTCAACGGCACCGTCGAGCTGCACTTTACCTACGACGAAGAAACGGGCGGCCACATCGGCCCGAAATGGCTGCTGGACCACGGGCTGACCCGGCCCGACTACGCCATCTCGGCGGGGTTTGCCCATGGCATCACCTCGGCGCACAACGGCTGCCTGCACGCCGAGGTGACGGTGCGCGGCCGGCAGGCGCATGCCGCCATGCCGCACACCGGGCTCGATGCTATCGAGGCCGCCACGCACATCCTGCAGGCCGTCTACGCCTACCGCGCCGAACTGGCGACGCGGACGTCTGCCGTGCCGGGCATCGACCATGCGACGCTCAATGTCGGCCTGATCCAGGGCGGCATCAACACCAACGTCGTGCCGGATCGGGTCACGTTCCGCGTCGACCGGCGGATGATTCCGGAAGAGGCCGGGCGCGATGCCGAAGGCGAGCTGCGCGCCGTGATCGAACGCGCGGCGCACGAGCGGCCGGGGATCGCGGTGTCGGTCGAACGCATCCTGCTCGCCGAGCCGCTGGCCGAGCTGCCGGGCGTGCAGACGCTGATCGCGGCCCTGCGGCGGCAGGCGCTGGCGGTGTTCGGCGGCGACGTGCCGGTGCACGGCGTGCCGCTGTACACCGATGCGCGTCACTACACGGCGCGCGGCGTGCCCACCGTGCTGTACGGCGCCGGCCCCCGCACCCTGATCGAAGCCCGCGGCCACAACACCGACGAGAACCTCCGGCTGAGCGACCTGCGCGGCGCGACCGTGGTCGTGGGCTGCGCGGTCGGGGCGCTGCTGGGCGGCTGAGCGCACGGGGCCGGCGTTCAGGCCGGCCGCGTCGTTGTGCCGGCGTCCGCCACGGCTGTGCGCGACGCATACTGCTCCACGACGACGGCCACGGTGCCGGTGGTGCCCTCACCGCCTTGCACCGGGCCGATGTCGGCGCTGCCCGGGCTGGCGAGTTCGCCGCCGTTGCTGAGCACGTCCATGCCGAGTGCGCGCTCGCCCAGCCGCACGCGCTCCACGATCCACTCGCTGTGGCCGTTCGCATTCTTGCGCTCCGTCACGAACACGAGCACCGCCACTTCGGTCTGGCCGATCCGCCGCCGCTTCTTCGCATGCCGCGCCGGCGCGGGGTTGCCGTTGAGTTCCTGCAGCAGCTTGCGCACGGCGGCTTCCAGCAGGGCCAGGGTCGCATCGGTCGGTTGCACGATGACCGGGGCGGGCGCGGGGGCCTCGCTCGGCTCCCGGGCGGGCTCCGAGATGGCGTGGACGTCGATTCGTTTCATGTCGGGCGGATGAGTATGTGCGTGAGCGTGATGGCACGCGGACAGCGCGCGGGCCGGCAGTGAGCCGCGCCCCGCGCTGCCTTCACTACACGGCACCGCGCGGGGGAATACCCACCGCGCCGGCGAAGCGCGTTGTCCATCCGCGAAACCGCCTGTGCCGAACCACGAAACGCGCGCCAGCGCCGTGCGGGTAACATCCGTCACCGCACACCGCCGGGCGCCTTGCCCGTCAAGGCCGGATGGCGCCCGCACCCGTCCCGATCCATCCTGACCCTCCATCGAACATCCATGCGCATCTATCACAACCCCCGCTGCTCCAAGTCCCGCGCCGCGCTGGAGCGCGCCGAAGCCTTCGCCGACCAGGCCGGCGAGCCGCTCGATGTCATCGACTACCTGAAGACTCCGCCCACGCTGGCCGAGCTGAAGACGCTGGCGCAGCAACTCGACACGCCGGTCCGCGCGCTGGTACGGGAGAACGAAGACGAGTACGCCCAGCTCAACCTCGCCGATCCGTCGCTCTCCGACGAAGCGCTGCTCGCGGCCATCGTCGCTCATCCCAAGCTGCTGCAGCGCCCGGTGCTGGTACGCGGCGACCGCGCCATCATCGGCCGCACGCCCGAGGCGCTGGACGCCTTCCTGAAATAAGGCCCCGCCAAAGATGAACGGCCTGCCGGATTCCGCCGGACAGGCCGTTCAGGGGTGGCCATTCGCCTTGCGCGAGGGCCGGGGCTGCGTCCGTCAAGACGCGCACGGGCTCCGGATCATTCCAGGCCCATCCATCGGGCCAGTTCTGACCCGAATCCGATCGCCAGCATGGCAACCAGCACCACTGCCAGCGCCACCGCGGTCGAGACCGCCGTGACCTTCATGACTTCCGCATCGTCGCTTTCGTCGCCGCGGGCGCGGTGCAGAGGTGAGTGCGCGCGCGCGTCGAGCGGGATCGCCTTGGCGGAAGTCTTGCGATGCCAATGCAAGCGCTCCGTCATCGCCCGCAGATGGTGCGTATCTAACGCGTCACGGGAAAATCGCATCGCTGTTCCTCCCGCCGTTCGTGTGATGACCGACGCCGGTACGCACCGGCGTCGGAGTACGTGCGGCCCGATGACGATACGGCATGCAAATGACGTATGCGAGTGGCTTTGCATGTCGGCGCCTGCTGGCACAGTCGTCTGGTCGCCTCGCACAGCACCAGCGTAGAACGGGGTAGCGGCCGCCGCAAGTTGCGGTGCCGCATGGTGCGCACGTCACGCAGGGAAGACGCTGGTGCCGCGCTGCTCTTGGGTTTGCGGGTGATGCGTGCGGCGCTCAGTCTTGCGAGGGCTGCGCGGCGGCCTTCTGCGCGGCCTGCTCCGTTTCGCGGCGGCGCAGCTCGGCCAGCATGTTGCAGAAGAGCGCGCCTTGCTCCTTCGCATCGTCCAGCGCGATATGCGTGTGCGGCAGCGGATCGTGCCACTGCGCGGGAAAAGCCGCCTTGACGTTGCGCCGGTACGGCAGGCCGGTCAGCGCGAAGGCCAGCGTCTTGATGTCGAGCGCCGCCCAGCCGAACGGCGAGCGGCCGGCAAACCGCATCATGTACCAGAACATGAAGGTGAAATCGAAGCCCGCCGGAAAAGCCACGAAGACCGGCTTGCCGGGCAGGCTCTCGACCCATTCCACGTAGCGCGGCAGCGCCGCCTCGGGCGCCTCCAGGTCGCGCCGGCAGGCGGCCCACGCCTCGGGCTGCTGCGCCCACCACTGCATCTGGATCGGATGCCCTTCGGCGCCCGGCAGCGTCTCGAGGTTGGCCTCGAAGGTGCCCACCAGCGTCTTGTCTGCAAGGTAGGCCGCGCTGGCGAAGCTCAGCATCGAATGCGGTCCGGGGATCGGCCCGTCGGCCTCGATGTCGGTGCTGACGTAGATTTCCGGCCGGGTATCGGGCGCTTGGTTGCCGCGCTTGCGGCGGGGCTTGTCGACCGGGGCGGCGTTTGTGGAGATGTCGTCGCTCATGCGGTGCCCTCATCGGCGAACAGGCGGTCGGCGACGTACGGATTGGTCGCGCGCTCGTCGCCGAAGGTGGAAACGGGGCCATGGCCCGGCACGAAGGTCACATCGTCGCCGAGCGGCCACAGCTTGGTGCGGATCGAGCGGATCAGGTCCGCATGGTTGCCGCGCGGAAAATCCGTGCGGCCGATCGAGCCCGCGAACAGCACGTCGCCGACGATGGCGATGCGGTCCGGCCGGCTGAAGAAGACCACGTGGCCCGGCGTGTGGCCGGGGCAGTGGAACACTTCGAGCGTGCGGCCGGCGGCTTCGACCGTGTCGCCGTCGTCCAGCCAGCGGTCGGGCACGAAGGCGCGGGTGGGCGGGAAGCCGAAGCGCTGGCTTTGCGTCGGCAGCTGGTCGATCCAGAACGCCTCGTCCCTGTGCGGCCCTTCGATGGGCACGCCGAGCTGGGTGCGCAGGGCGTCGGCGGCGGCACAGTGGTCTACGTGGCCGTGCGTGAGCAGGATCTTTTCGATGCGGGCGCCTTGCTGGCGGGCCGCGCTCAGGATGCGGTCGATGTCGCCGCCGGGGTCGGTGACGGCGGCGCGCCCATCGTCGCCGATCAGCAGCGTGCAGTTCTGTTCAAACGGCGTAACCGGGACGACGACGACTTTCATGTGGTTTTTTGTGCACATCGGTGCAATAAGGGAACAGGCCGATTGTATCGGCCCCAGCCCGCGCCGGCACTGGGCTGGCGGGCCGTCGGCGCGACTTCGGGAAACACTTTTGCAAAGTTGATGCAAGATGCCTGCGTGATCGCAGCGAATTGATAGGAAATGTAAATAGACGGGCGCAAACAGCGTGATAGACTCGCGCCCATGCTCAAGCTCACCCATCTGCTCCCCAGCCCTTCAGCCGGCCGCACGCTGCGTGCCTGGCTGCTGCACGGCGCCACCCTGGTGGTGCTGGCGGGCTGTGCCGCCGTACCGGGCGAGCCGCCGGCCACGGCCACGAACGCACCCGCGCACCCGGCCGATACGCGCGACAACCCCGATGCCTGGGGCACGCTGGCCTTCCGCGGCGTGCCGGAATCCAGCAGCCTGCAGATGGCGCCCGCCGATACCGAGCCGGGCCTGCGCGCCGACCTCGGCACGTTCGAGCAGCGCGGCCTCGCGTCCTGGTACGGCCGCGGCTTCCACGGCCGGCGCACCGCCAGCGGTGAGCGCTTCGACATGAACGCCTTCACCGTCGCGCATCCGTCGCTGCCGCTGTCGAGCTGGGTGCTGGTGCGCAACCTGTCCAACGACCGCGTCGTCGTCGCCAAGGTGACCGACCGCGGGCCGTATCACGGCAAGCGCATCATCGATCTGTCCTACGCCGCCGCCAAGCGGCTCGATTTCGTCCGGCGCGGCTCGACCCAGGTGGAAATCCGCCGCCTGTCGCGCGCCGAGGTCGAGGCGCTGCGCCCCGAGCTGACGCAGACCGACGTCGCCAGCAACAACGGCGACGCCGACATGGGCGCCGACGAACCCGCGCCGCCGCGCAAGAAGGCGGTCAAGCGCCGGGCCCGCGCGCGCCGCTAATCCCGTCCGTCGTTCTTCAGCGCCAGCGCGCTCTGGTACAGCGCGTCGACCGGCGCGCCGGTGATCGCCCCGGCCAGCTTGGCCGCGCGCTTGGCCGGCAGCTCGGCCAGCAGCAGGCGCAGTACCTGGTCCGCGGCCAGCGCGGTGGGCGCCGCCTCCTGCGCGCCCGCACCTTCCACCACCAATACAAACTCCCCTTTGCCGTGCAAGGCGTCGGCGGCCAGCCAGGCGGGCGCCTCGGCGGCCGGCAGCACAACGATCTGCTCGAACAGCTTGGTCAGCTCGCGGCCGATCAGCAGGCGCCGCGCGGGCAGGTGCGCCGCCAGCGCCGCCAGCGTAGCGTCGATGCGATGCGGCGCCTCGTACAGGACCCAGGCCGGCCCGTGCGCGGCCCACTGGCGGATGGCCGTATCGCGCTGGCCCGCCTTGGGCGGCAGAAAGCCGACGAAGGTGAACTGGCCGGCGGAGGTCTCCAGCAGCGCGCCCGCCGCGGACAGCGCCGTCACCACCGCGCTCGCGCCCGGCAGCGGAATCACGCGCTGCCCGGCCGCGCGCACGGCCTCGACAATGCGCGCACCCGGGTCCGACACGCCCGGCGTGCCGGCGTCCGACACGTAGGCGATGCGCTCGCCGCGCGCCAGGCGCTCCACGATGCGGACGGCCGCCTCGCGCTCGTTGTGCTCGTGCGCCGCCAGCAGCGGCCGCGACAGGCCCAGGCGATGCAGCAGCTGGCCGGTGTTGCGCGTGTCTTCGCAGGCCACCGCATCGGCCAGGCCGAGCACGTGCCGCGCGCGCAGCGACACGTCGGCGGCGTTCCCGATGGGGGTGGCCACCACATATAATGCGCCGGCGGGATAGTGCTGGTCATGCGCCAGCAGGGTCCAGTCAGGATCACTCACGAGAACTTCTCTTGGTCAGTCGATTCAAACCGCAGATGCACGCGCCGCAGCCCGCGCCTTCGCCGCCCGGCGCCGCCGCGACGGGCGAGGCCGCCGAAGACCGCGCGCTGCGCTACCTGCAGGCGCGGGGGCTGTCGGCCATTGCCCGCAATTATCGCTGCAAGACCGGCGAAATCGATCTGGTGATGCGCGACGCGGCCGGTACGCTGGTGTTCGTCGAGGTGCGCGCCCGCGTGGCACGGTCGGCGCAGCGCTTCGGCGGCGCGGCCGCCAGCGTGACGCCCGCCAAGCAGCGCCGGCTGATCGCCGCGGCCGAAGATTTCCTCGCCGGCCATCCCGGCGAGGCGCCGGCCTGCCGCTTCGATGTCATCGCCATCGACGGCACGCGCATTGAATGGATGCGCGATGCCTTCGGTGTCGAAGCCTGAGCTGGACCCGATTCACCCGATTCCTCCAACCCTTCCGGACTCCACAAGGACAGCATGAAACTCCCGTTGCCCACGTCTGCCCGTCTCAAGCGCACCGTCGTGCTGGCCGCCCTGGCCAGCATCACCGCCACGCAGCTGACGGCGTGCTTCCCGCTGTTTGCCGGTGCCGTGGCCGGCGGTGTGGCGCTGGCCACCGACCGCCGCCCGACCGCCACGCAGACCATCGACCGCGGCCTGCAGATGGAGGCCGAGAACTCCCTGATCGCGCGCTACAGCGGCCTGGCGCACGTGAACGTGACGGTCTACAACCGCAAGGTGCTGCTGACCGGCGAGGCTCGCGACGAGCAGGTCAAGCAGCAGATCGGCCAGTACGCGCAGAAGCTGGAGAACGCCCGCGAGGTGGTCAACGAGATGACCATCGGCGAGTTCAGCTCGTTCGGCTCGCGCACCAACGACACCTACCTGACCACCAAGGTGAAGGCCGCCCTGGCCGGCACCGAGGGGCTGCCCTGGAACTCGATCAAGGTGACCACCGAGGCGCAGGCCACCTACCTGATGGGCGTGGTGACCGAACCCGAGGGCGAGCACGCCACCGAGGTTGCGCGCACGGTGGGCGGCGTGGGCAAGGTGGTCAAGGTGTTCGACTACGTTAGCGAAGACGAGCGCAAGCGCCTGGACGCGAACGCCTCGTCGACCAACCCGTCGACCCCATCCGGGGCATCGCAAACCACGCCGGCGCCGGAAGGCACGCCGACCGCCACGCAGGCGCCGGCACCGGTGACCTCCGCCTCGCCCGGCCAGCCCGGCGCGGGCGCGACCGTGTCGCCGACCACGCTGCCGGCGCTGCCGCCGGGCCGGCAGTTGCCGTAAGCAGCATCGCTCCACAGAAAACGCAGCCGCCGCGCTGCGTTTTTTGTTGCATTGTGTGCCGCGCGGCATGCCGCGCACCGCCGCGTGTTAGCGTATGCCGCATCCGTGACTTCGCTCGCCTGTCATGCCTGTCGCCCACCGACTTGCCGCCGCGGCCTCGCTCGCGGTGCTGTCCGCGGCTCCGTCCGTGGCGCATGCCGCCGATGCCCCGCCGTCCAATGCGCAGGTCCGCACCTGGGCGGCGTCCTGTGCCAGCTGCCATCATGCCGATACCGCGCCGGGCGCCACGGGAAGCGCGCCAACGCTGCCCCCGCTGTCCGGCCGCCCGCAGGCCGAACTGATCGGCACGCTGCAGGCCCTCCGCGCCGGCACGCGGCCTTCCACGGTGATGGGCCAGCTGATGCGCGGCTACGACGATGCGCAGATCGCCGCCATTGCCGGCTGGCTGTCGCGCCAGCCGAAGGGCACACCATGAGCGGCTCCGGCTTTCGCAAGGACCGGCGCGCTGCGCTGCGCGCCATCGGGGCGACCGCGCTGGCCGGACCGCTGGCGGCCTGCGCCTCGCTGCCGGGCATGCGCAATGCGCGGGTGGTGGTGGTCGGCGGCGGATACGGCGGGGCGACGGCGGCCAAATACGTGCGCGTGTTCTCCGGCGGGCGCGTCGACGTGACGCTAGTCGAACCCAACGCGGCCTTCGTGTCGTGCCCGCTGTCCAACCTGGTGCTGTCGGGCGACCGCGATCTCGCCTCGCTGATGGTGCCGTACGACGCGCTGGTCGCGCGCCACGGCGTGCGCTGGGTACGCGACCGCGCCGCGGCCATCGACATCGGCGCCCAGCAGGTGCGCCTGGCCGGCGGCGGCACGCTGGATTACGATCGGCTGATCCTGTCGCCGGGCATCGACTTCGTGCCGGGCGCGATCCCCGGCCTGGCCGACACCGCCACCGCCGCGCGGGCGCCGCACGCATGGAAGGCCGGCGCCCAGACGCTAGCGCTGCGCCACCGGCTCGAGGCCATGCCCAACGGCGGCGTGGTGGCGATCAGCATCCCGCTCGCGCCATACCGCTGCCCGCCGGCGCCCTACGAGCGCGCCTGCCTGATCGCCCACTGGCTGCAACGCGCCCGGCCCGCGTCGCGCGTGCTGATCCTCGATGCCAACGACGACGTGACCTCCAAGGGCGCACTGTTCAAACGCGTATGGGCGCAGCGCTACCCCGACCACATCGAATACCGGCCGCAATACAACGCCGTGGATATCGATGCGGCCGGCCGCGTGCTCAAGTTCGATGTGCAGGACGACGTCGAGGCCGACGTCGTCAACCTGATCCCGCCGCAGCGGGCCGGGGCGATCGCCGTTGCCGCCGGGCTGGCGACCGCCAACGGGCGCTGGTGCGAGGTCGATTTCCTGACCTTCGAATCGAAGGTGGCGCCAGGCGTGCACGTGATCGGCGATGCCATCCAGACCGCGCCGCTGATGCCCAAGTCGGGCCACATGGCCAACCAGCATGGCAAGGTGGCCGCCGCCGCGGTGGTGGCGCTGCTGGCCGGCCGCGCGCCCGATCCGTCGCCGCTGTATGCCAACACCTGCTACAGCTTCACCTCGCCCGACGAGGCGATGCACGTCGCGACCGTCCACCGTTACGACGCCGCCGAACGCACCATGGTGACCGTGCCGGGCGCGGGCGGACTGTCGGATGCGCCCTCGGTGGCGGAAGGCAATCTGGCGCAGGGCTGGAGCCGCGCGATCTGGTCGGACATGCTGGGCTGAGCGGCAGCGGGCAGGGCGGCATGAACAATGCGCAAGAATGGGCAAGCCGCCATACCGGCAGGCGCCTAAAGTGCCACATGAGGCCGCTTGGACGGCCGTTCTCTTCCGGATGCGCCCATGTCCCCCAAGGATCTGCTGCTGGCCCTCACCGTCGTGCTGGTGTGGGGCGTCAACTTCGTCGTCATCAAGGTCGGCCTGCACGGCGTGCCGCCGATGCTGCTCGGTGCGCTGCGCTTCGCGCTGGTGGCCTTCCCGGCCATCCTGTTCGTGCCGCGCCCGAAGATCGCGCTGAAGTGGCTGCTTGCTTACGGTGCCACCATCAGTTTCGGCCAGTTCGCCTTCCTGTTCTCGGCCATGTACGTGGGCATGCCGGCGGGGCTGGCGTCCCTGGTGCTGCAGTCGCAGGCGTTCTTTACGCTGACGATCGCGGCGGTCGTGCTGCGCGAGCCCATCCGCTGGTTCCACCTGGCCGGCATGGCGGTGGCGGCCTGCGGGCTGGCCATGATCGGCGTGGCCGGCACGAGCGGCGCCGGGGCCGCGACCGGCATGACCACCGCCGGCTTCCTGCTGACGCTGTGCGCGGCGTTCTCGTGGTCGAGCGGCAACATCGTCACCAAGCGCATCGGGCCGGTCAATGTGGTCAGCCTGGTGGTGTGGGGCGCGCTGATCCCGCCGGTGCCATTCTTCCTGCTGTCGTACTGGATGGAGGGGCCGCAGCAGATCGCGCACAGCCTGGCCAACCTCGGCGGGACGAGCATCGGCGCGATCGCCTACCTGGCGTTCGGCGCCACCCTCTTCGGCTACAGCCTGTGGAGCCGGCTGCTGGCGCGCTACGCCGCCAGCCAGGTCGTGCCGCTGACGCTGCTGGTGCCGGTGGTGGGGCTCGTGTCTGCGGCGCTGCTGCTGGGCGAGCGGCTGGTGCCGGCCCAATGGCTGGGCGGCGCGGTCGTGATGGCGGGGCTGCTGCTGAACGTGTTCGGCGGGCGGCTGGCAGCGCGGCTGGCGCTGGTCTGATCCGCCGGCCGGGGCATCCGGAACGCCCGCGCCGCGCCGGTTCCGGGCGTTGTGTCGCCCGCATGGCCGGCACCGGCCGATGCCGGGATTCGGGCACAATATCGGCCTCACCGCCGCCCGCGCATCGATGCGGGCCGCCCCACCCACCGGAGACCACATGAAGTTCGCCGCATCGCTCGCCGCCGGCGCCGTGCTGGCCGGCTTGGCGCTGTCCGCCGCGCCTGCGCAGGCCGCCATCGACGCCGCCCGCGCCCAGGCCATCGCCGGCCAGAATGCCTGCCTCGGCTGCCACGCCGTCGACCGCAAGCTGGTCGGCCCGTCCTATCAGGATGTCGCCGCCAAGTACAAGGGCGATGCCGGCGCCCAGGCCAAGCTCGTGCAGAAGGTGCGCCAGGGCGGCCTGGGTGTCTGGGGGCAGATCCCGATGCCGGCCAACCCGAAGATCAGCGATGCTGACCTGAAGACCGTGATCGACTGGGTGCTGGCAGGCGCCCCGACCAAGTGAAAGCGAAGATGCGCGCGATGCAAGACCAAGCGACCGACCCCATCAACCCGACCCGCCGCGACGTGCTGCGCGCGGGCGCCATGATGGCGCTGCTGGTCTCCGCCGGCTTTGCCACCCCGGCGCAGGCCGCCGAATGGAACAAGAGCGCATTCGACGCCAGGGGCGTGGGCGACGTGCTCAAGAGCCTGGGCGGCGGCGCCGTCGACAAGGGCGGCGCGGGCATCCAGTTCAACGCCCCGGACATCGCCGAGAACGGCGCGGTGGTGCCGCTGGTGGTGACCAGCTCGCTGCCGGGCACGGACCTGATCGCCATCCTGGTCGAGAAGAACCCGAACACGCTGGCCGCCACCTTCGCCATCCCCGCCGGCACCGAACCGTACGTCAACACGCGCGTGAAGATGGGACAGACCTCGATGGTCTACGCGGCGGTGCGCGCGGGCGGCAAGTGGATGCTGGCGAGCAAGGAAGTCAAAGTGACATTGGGCGGCTGCGGCGGCTGAGGACACAGGAGAGCACACCATGGCAGACCCGATGCGCATCCGCGCCACGGAAAACGGCGGCCTGACCGACGTGAAGATCCTGATGAAGCACGACATGGAAACCGGCCAGCGCAAGGACGCCGCCGGCAAGGTGGTGCCGGCCTGGCACATTACCAACGTGATGGTGCAGCACAACGGCAAGACCGTGCTCGACGCGCAGTTCGGCCCGGCCGTGTCGAAGGATCCGTTCCTCAACCTCAAGTTCAAGGGCGCCGCCAAGGGCGACAAGGTGAGCGTCACCTGGGTCGACAACCATGGCGACAAGCGTACCGACGAAGCCGCCATCCAATAAGGAGGCTCCCATGCGACGCAGTTTCTTCCGCCTGACCGCCGCGCTGGCCGCGCTGGGCGTGGCCGGCAAGGCATCGGCGCAGGCCGCCGGGCAGGCGCGCGGCGCTGCGGGCGGGCGCTACAAGGTGGTCTACCAGATCAGCGAGGGCACCGAGCAGGCGGTGCGCGCCATCGGCAACCTGCGCAATCACCTCAACGGCGCGCCCGGCACGCGCATCGTGGTGGTGGCGCTGGGGCGGGGCATCGACTTCCTGGTCGAAGGCGCCAAGGACGACAAGGGCCGCCCCTTCGACGCGCCGGTCGCCGCGCTCGCCAGCATGGGCGTGGAATTCCGCGTGTGCCACAACTCGCTGGCCGCCTTCAAGGTGCCCGAGGACAAGCTGCTGCTGGAGGCCAAGGTGGTGCCGGCCGGCGTGGTGGAGGTCACCCGCCTGCAGCAGGACGAAGGCTTTGCCTATCTCAAGCCGTAGGCGGCACACGGAGGAGGGCACGTGAAACGAACGCTCGGGATCGTCGCGCTGGCCGCGGGCATGGCCCTGACGGCGCAGGCGCAGGACGACAGCAAAGACAGTACCGCCGCCAGCATCGCCCAGTACCGGCAGATGCTGGCCGACGGCAATCCCGCCGAGCTGTGGGAAGCCGCCGGGGAAGAACTCTGGAAGAAGCCCGCCGGGCCCAAGCACGCCTCGCTGGAAGCCTGCGACCTGGGCCTCGGGCCGGGCGTGGTGAAGGGGACGTACGCCCAGTTGCCGCGCTACTTCAAGGACACCGGCCGCGTGATGGACGTCGAGCAGCGGCTGATGCACTGCCGCATGACGCTGCAGGGCCTGACGAAGGATGAGGCCTCGGCCAATCCGTTCTCGTCGCCCGGCAAGCCGTCGGAGATCGAGCGGCTGGTGGCGTACATCACCTCGGAATCGCGCGGCGCGGCCGTCGACATCCCGCTCGCGCATGCGCAAGAGCAACACGCCTACGAACTGGGCCGCCGCATGTTCTTCTACCGCGCGGGCGCCTATGACTTCGCCTGCGCCACCTGCCACGCACAGCCCGGCCTGCGCATCCGCCTGCAGGAACTGCCCGATCTGCTGACCGCCGACGGCGCGCGCGCAGCCTACACGACGTGGCCCGGCTATCGCGTCTCGCAAGGCGAGGTGCGCACCATGCAGCACCGCCTGTACGACTGCCTGCGCCAGCAGCGCTTTCCCGAACCGCTCTACGGCGCCGAGGTGATCACGGCGCTCGAGCTGTTCCTCGCCCGCAACGCCAACGGCGGCAAGATGGACGCGCCGTCGATCAAACGATGAGGCCGCGCATGTTCCGATCGACCCTCATCCTCGTGCTGGCCTGCGTGGCCGGCACCGCGCACGCGGCGGATGCCACCGTTGCCCCGCCCAAGCCCGACGCGCGCGCCGATGCCGCACTCGCCGGGGCGATCCGCGACGGCTTCGTCTCCAAGGGCCCGGCCACGGTGGAAGGCGTGACCGAGCGCGACGACGTGCAGAAGACCTGCAGCCAGTACGCCGACCGCAACGCCGTGCCCGCCGAGGTAGCCGCCCGGTTGCAAGACGCCCAGCTCAAGACCATCCGCTACCCGCAGGACGGCAAGTGGCTCGGCGACTGGAAGGCCGGCGAGCAGATCGCCCAGAGCGGTCGCGGCATGCAGTTCTCCGATCCGGCCGGTACCGTCAACGGCGCCAACTGCTATGCCTGCCACCGGCTGTCGAAAGACGAAGTGTCGTACGGCACCATCGGCCCGTCGCTGTACCAGTACGGCAAGCTGCGCGGCGATTCGGAGGCGATCCTGCGCTACACCTGGGGCAAGATCTACAACTCCAACGCCTACGCGGCGTGCTCCAGCATGCCGCGCTTCGGGCACAAGGGCATCCTGACCGAGCAGCAGATCCGCGATGTGATGGCGCTGCTGCTCGACCCGGCCTCGCCGGTCAACCAGTAGGGGCGACCATGCGGACGGTGCGGCGGATCCGGGGTTGGCTGGCGGCCGCGCTGGTGCCGATGGCGCTGGCGGCCGGCGCCGCGCATGCCGTGGAGGTGGGCGACACCGTCACGCTGCCCGACCTCCAACTGCTCGACGGCACCCGCGTACCGGGCGCATCGTGGCGCGGGCATCCGCTCGTCATCGCGACCTGGGCATCGTGGTGCCCATACTGCGCGCTGCAGAACCCGAGCCTGCAGAAGCTCTACGACGCCACGCGCGGCACCGGCCTGCGCCTGCTCACCATCAGCATCGACGCCAACCCGCAGCTGGCCGGTGACTACATCGCCAAGCGCGGCTTCACCTTCCCGGTGACGA containing:
- the arsC gene encoding arsenate reductase (glutaredoxin) (This arsenate reductase requires both glutathione and glutaredoxin to convert arsenate to arsenite, after which the efflux transporter formed by ArsA and ArsB can extrude the arsenite from the cell, providing resistance.); protein product: MRIYHNPRCSKSRAALERAEAFADQAGEPLDVIDYLKTPPTLAELKTLAQQLDTPVRALVRENEDEYAQLNLADPSLSDEALLAAIVAHPKLLQRPVLVRGDRAIIGRTPEALDAFLK
- a CDS encoding septal ring lytic transglycosylase RlpA family protein gives rise to the protein MLKLTHLLPSPSAGRTLRAWLLHGATLVVLAGCAAVPGEPPATATNAPAHPADTRDNPDAWGTLAFRGVPESSSLQMAPADTEPGLRADLGTFEQRGLASWYGRGFHGRRTASGERFDMNAFTVAHPSLPLSSWVLVRNLSNDRVVVAKVTDRGPYHGKRIIDLSYAAAKRLDFVRRGSTQVEIRRLSRAEVEALRPELTQTDVASNNGDADMGADEPAPPRKKAVKRRARARR
- a CDS encoding M20/M25/M40 family metallo-hydrolase, producing the protein MTQADIAASGIDADIRAFVEAAHARQVVFLRELVKVPSDNPSGDCAPHAARAKALLEALGLAVEAHPVPQDEVRAAGMVSATNLIVRHTFGRGGPTIALNAHGDVVPPGLGWTHDPYGGEIVETEHGPTMFGRGVAVSKSDFATYTWALLALIEAERRGARLNGTVELHFTYDEETGGHIGPKWLLDHGLTRPDYAISAGFAHGITSAHNGCLHAEVTVRGRQAHAAMPHTGLDAIEAATHILQAVYAYRAELATRTSAVPGIDHATLNVGLIQGGINTNVVPDRVTFRVDRRMIPEEAGRDAEGELRAVIERAAHERPGIAVSVERILLAEPLAELPGVQTLIAALRRQALAVFGGDVPVHGVPLYTDARHYTARGVPTVLYGAGPRTLIEARGHNTDENLRLSDLRGATVVVGCAVGALLGG
- a CDS encoding MBL fold metallo-hydrolase, whose amino-acid sequence is MKVVVVPVTPFEQNCTLLIGDDGRAAVTDPGGDIDRILSAARQQGARIEKILLTHGHVDHCAAADALRTQLGVPIEGPHRDEAFWIDQLPTQSQRFGFPPTRAFVPDRWLDDGDTVEAAGRTLEVFHCPGHTPGHVVFFSRPDRIAIVGDVLFAGSIGRTDFPRGNHADLIRSIRTKLWPLGDDVTFVPGHGPVSTFGDERATNPYVADRLFADEGTA
- a CDS encoding PolC-type DNA polymerase III domain-containing protein codes for the protein MSDDISTNAAPVDKPRRKRGNQAPDTRPEIYVSTDIEADGPIPGPHSMLSFASAAYLADKTLVGTFEANLETLPGAEGHPIQMQWWAQQPEAWAACRRDLEAPEAALPRYVEWVESLPGKPVFVAFPAGFDFTFMFWYMMRFAGRSPFGWAALDIKTLAFALTGLPYRRNVKAAFPAQWHDPLPHTHIALDDAKEQGALFCNMLAELRRRETEQAAQKAAAQPSQD
- a CDS encoding type III effector protein, translated to MKRIDVHAISEPAREPSEAPAPAPVIVQPTDATLALLEAAVRKLLQELNGNPAPARHAKKRRRIGQTEVAVLVFVTERKNANGHSEWIVERVRLGERALGMDVLSNGGELASPGSADIGPVQGGEGTTGTVAVVVEQYASRTAVADAGTTTRPA